The window TCAGAGACTACCGCCCTTTTCATCGTTTCAATGGCTTCAACAATAAGCACCAGGCCCAGGACAAGCAGGCCAAAACCAACCACATATATGACATGGTAAAAGGGAGTCTGGGTTGTGGAGGAAACAACATTGTTGAGTGATAGGCTGTAGGCATATCTGCCCATATACCAGGCGGCCAGCACCCAGAAGCAGCCGGCTGTAACATTAATCAACACCTCCAGCAAATGCTGTATCCTTATGGACAAAAGATTCATGAAAAAGCCCACTGCAATATGGCCCTTTTGAAAAGCACAGTAAGCTAAGGACAGGCCAAT of the Desulfitibacter alkalitolerans DSM 16504 genome contains:
- a CDS encoding TRAP transporter small permease, producing the protein MTTITNLLTRIMGIQTLSIPQAKGNKSSTASLKGFAAAVSMVMDRIAGLCMVSIMGLVVVNVLMRTLLNRPILGTYEYVGFLTAIMIGLSLAYCAFQKGHIAVGFFMNLLSIRIQHLLEVLINVTAGCFWVLAAWYMGRYAYSLSLNNVVSSTTQTPFYHVIYVVGFGLLVLGLVLIVEAIETMKRAVVSE